cgcgctatctcagagttattttCACACACCATATGCAACCATTGATAAATGTACTAAtcaacaaattattaataaaaaagcttGTGTAAACGTTAGAAATTTCGATGAAGGTTGTTTTATACTGGATCATAGTAAGTGCATTACATCAAGCAATCAATCCGTCAATCGGATCAGTTCGTATCCACATTATAGTCAAGTTTTAAATTTGGAAGGACTTGAAattccaattaaatttaataaaatagcagttttgaaaaattaaataatatatcaataaaTGTTTATGATTTGGAactaattggaaaaaaaatttaatataactccGTTACGTCTGTCTAAAAGTAAATTACAGAAACACGTTAATTTGcgattcaaaatttatattttcaaaagTTAAACGATTGTGATGCCCCTGATCCACTTGACAATGAACAAGTTaatattacttattattattgttggtttaaaaatttatctaaattattaaatagtCAACTAAATAAGAAtggtcataaaaaaattatatatgatagatgtttaaattattttactaatcAAGAACGGcttaacaaacatttaattttatgtgaaaaaatgaatgactacaaaattgtaattcccgaaaataaaataattaaatttaaaaattttatttataaacaacgaACACCATTTATTATATATGCTGATTTTGAATCAATGCTTGAACCTCTTGACATATCTGTAGAAAgtaaaaagtatcaaaaacataCTGCATTTAGTTGTGGATATTTTGTAAAATGTGAATATGATAATAATATCTCATTTTTTAAAAGTTATCGTGGAGTTGATTGCATGGATTGGTTTGCAAATGAAATGTCAAACGTTGCTCAAATaattcagtcaaaaataaaaaatatagttccTATAAAAATAAAACCTAATACAATATATGCTCAAAAGTGTCATAtttgtgaaaataattttaaatgtacagATATCATTGTAAGAGATCATAATCATTTTACTGGTGATTTTAGAGGTTTTGCACATGAAATTtgtaatttgaattttaaaaaactatttgtagTACCCAGTCTGCTTTCCCTAATTTGTCCGGATATGATTCGCACTTCATAAGAAGAGATCTTGCAAAAAGAGGCAAAATTACATTACTaccaataaacaaagaaaaatatatttccttTACTCAACATTTACCATTTGATATTAAATTTCGTTTTATTGATTCACTTAGATTTCTAGGTGCATCTCTTGATGAATTAGTATCTACAGTAGATATTAAAGAGTTAAAGAATTTAAAGTATGAATTTAAACACCTAACTAACTCTAAATTTCAGTTACTTACACGAAAAGGTGTATTTTGTTACGATTACATTGATAAATGGGAAAAAACTCAATGAAACGCAATTACCATCAccagaacatttttataataaactaaaTGCTGAAGCTTTACCTAATGACAAGTATGAACATGCACTTAATGTTTGGATacaattcaatatacaaaatttgggagaatattcagatttatatttaaaaacagatacaTTTTTATTAGCAGATGTGTTTGAAAATTTAGAGATATAGGCCACAGAACTAGTGGCTTAGATCCAGCATGGTACTATACGATTCCCGGATATTCCTTTGACTGTATGCTTTTGTACACAAAATGTGAATTAGACCTATTAGGTGTTGTAgatatgatattatttatagaacAAGGAATTCGTGGTGGTATTAGACAATGTTTTTCAAGATATTCGGaggctaataataaatatatgacaaACTATGACCCAACTAAACCAAATAAATATCTGTTTTATGTTGATGTTAATAATTTATACGGTTGGGCAATGTCTCAACCGCTTCCAATAAGTAATTTTAAGTGGGTTAATACAAATATTGATGTAACTGATATACCTGATGATGCATTTTTTGGATATATAATTGAAGTGGATATAGAATATCCACAAACACTACATGATTTGCATAAAGATTTTCCATTCTGTTCAGAACATCAAATACCTCCGGGTTCAAAGTTACCAAAATTAATGACAAcactatcaaataaaaaaaattatattattcactACCGCGCTTTAAAACAAGCAATAGCGCACGGATTGGTCATTACAAAAATTCATAGAGTTTTAGAATTTAAACAATCTGCATGGCTTAAACCTTATATTGATCTTAATACAGAACTTCGAACTAAAGCTAAAAGTAAGTTTGAGCAGAATCATTTTAAGCTTAAAGTCAATAGTATTTACGGCAAAACTATAGAAATTATCCGGAAACATAGAATTGTGAAATTGACGAGACAATGGCAAGGTCAATATGGTGCAAAAAATTTAATAGCCAGTCCAAAATTTCATAACAGAACAATATTTGACGCTGATTTAATGGCAAttgaaatgaaaaaaactgaGCTAATGTTTAATAAACCTTTATATATTGGAATGTCTATTTTAGATATTTCAAAAACATGTAtgtatgaattttactataattaTATATTACCAAAGCTAGGAAATAATTGCAAAATTATGTATACAGATACTGATAgttttatatttgaaattaaatgtaACGACTTGTATAAAGAAATTATATGTACTGATATTCATAGATTTGATACAAGTGACTATGCTCCTAACAATCGATATAATATACCCCTACATAATAAAAAAGTTCCAGGTTAATGAAAGACGAAGCTAGTGGTAGAATTGTAACGCATTTTGTTGGTTTAAGATCTAAAATGTATAGTTATAAATGTgaagataataatgtaaaaaaatcaAAAGGAGTTAAATATTGTGTTATTAACAACAAAATTACGTTTAATGATTACATAGAATGTCTTCAACAAAATTCGGAAAAATGTATTTCTCAATGTTTAATTCGTTCAGATGCTCATAATGTTTTTAGTAGAGAGCAAACAAAAATTGGTTTAAGTCCTTTTGATGACAGAAgatttaataattcatttaataCCCTTCCTTGGGGTCACTATAGTTTAAGTCTGACATTTTGAACCTCAATAATTTTGTAaaacattgaaaataaatattaatttaactgttcttgttgttgttgtatTATTCCCACCTCTATAATCCTACATAAAAAGCAACTAAACTGTAAAATCAATGCAGTCATCATGTGTAGTTCAAGAATTTACTTGGGTGAGAGAAGATTTTACTTGAATAGAGCAAATCCTAATGAATATGTTGCTGTAAGTATACTTGGACCATCTTTCGAACCATGCATCAGAATATGTGGAATTACAAATGGCTCCATCATTTTTAATTATGAAGAGTggaaacaatttttattgaataaagAACTAATTGACGTTTATTTTCACTATTCACAAAAATCagagaaaataaaatttgaaaagatTTGGTTGCagtttgaaaataataataacatgAGGATGCTAAATATATCAATGGATATAAATACAGTTTGGTTAGGAACAATCTCTGTTTCGGAACTCTGGAAAGTATCACCGATATTAAATTGCATTTTGGatgcatataaaaatataaatttcatcATCTCTTTTAAAAATTTGGAGTTGGGAGTtaaaaactgcaaactgtattTTTCATGTTTTATCAATTGAGTCCATCAAACAGCCAATTGATTGGTTAAGCTAGGTACTAAGAAAACAAAAGGCAGAatattgtgtatatttttttattttttagtaataaacCAAAACAGTTCAAGTTTAAAaagttttgtattcttttgaaaacaaagcaatattttacctttgttgatgtactaacagctataacttcatataaaagacaaaaagacttttagggctactatgtgtttttttataaaaacacatagtacccttaaaagtctttttgtcttttatatggaattataacagttaatacacctattaattaataattaattaatactaaattaatttactaatattttgagaacgatttccgaagtggaaattgaaacgtcaataaacgtattttaacctttaattgtggcttattcccagttaaatagtaattaatacacCAAGGAAGATATGTATCTTGTATTGTCATTAGATAAATATTAAACTCTATAGTAATTAAATTACATTGATTTTTGATTATCACTTACAAAATAAATTTCACTATTAAATTTGAATAAGTCTTGAAATCCTAAGTATTGGTTTTTACCTTTTCACTGGCACAATAAATGAATACTTGTTAATAATTTGTTGAATGTAGCAATTTTTTGGTTCAAAATTTGTAAACTTTGCTGAGCCCTCTTTTTTTTCCTGTCATAGCTggatagtttttttaaaataatatcccTTTGGTTTTTATAGTCACTTAAAAAATTTGCATTTGCACTTACAAATTCTGTTAACagttttttaaaatcatgatCGGAAGTTACTACCGTTTTAATCAATACCATCGTAGTCCGTTGTCGCATTAAGCGCACTTCCTTCCTCTATTGACCCGTTTAATTCACTCATTGACACTTTTAAAACTTCTTCATCTTCGGAAGCACTATCTTCAGATATATTATCATATCTTGAATCCATTATTGATTGGCCTGGTGTGTATGAACAGGAAACCTTCTGCTGGAATTCTTTAGATCCTAACGGACAATGGTTTTCCATATTGCTTTCAACAAACTCTATGCTTGAGTTAGCACTATCCTCCAAATGAGGAGATTTCTGCAAATGCGAAATgatttttgcagatttttttcCATTAATAGGAACACTAAACTTGGAtactttcattttggttttttcacAGAAAACTAATAACtttttaaacttgaattgtttgggtttgtcactaaaaaataataatcatatAATGGAGCAAGTATTGGTTTTATAGGATCCTAATCCCTTTCACAGTCCTATACCCTTCTCTCAATTGCTTAACTATAAAGTTGTATAACTAATGAGAAATAAATGTTAGAGCCAAACCCACGCCCTACCTATTACTTAAGGTAACATAATCATTTTCTTTGTGTCTCAATGCCTGCTACCCACAATAATTAAATCTTGAAGAACCTCACCTGTCTAGTGCTACCAGCAGTTTATTAAGTTAATTTCAGGCCTCTTTCAATCAGCTACATATGTACCCatataaaactacaaaatactaaTTGAAAGAAAAGGTTGCAGGCTGCAAAGTTTATCTGCACAAACCATTTGTACCCATATAACTAgtataaaactacaaaatattcataaggcaATTTGCCAACTTTTAAATGAAACATTATTCTGAAACTCAGCTGTTCATTGCATTAATTTTATGCACACATGCACCCatataaaactacaaaatactaaTTGAAAATAAAAGGCCACTGTCTTTCAATTATTGCAAGCTGTAGAATCTAATCCATCTGTACCTCTATAACTTTTTCTAATTGAACGGTGTGTTACTGTCTTTTAATTATTGCAAACTACAAAGTTTTCACCTGTACcactacaaaataataattggaAATAAAGGTACCTTGAAACCCCTATGATTAAATGTATAAAAATTAACATGTGCTCTTACGGCTGTGTCAACATTTCTTTGTTGCAAGTATTTGAAATTTatgagataaataaataaataattttatgaatatatatctaatataatttttaagtagttcaaattttataacaaaatagttGCCTGTCTACATGGACTTTAAGGATATGAATGTtatcctcatcatcatcattggcttttacaactcttcgtgagtttttgccgtgtttactattgccttccattgattccgatcctgtgctattatttcccatggccttacttccatcttctccaggtcttccctgactgcgtctttccaccttttgctaggccttcctgtcgatcttctaccatctggtctttccccaaaacacattgctaatcagtctgtcgtcatcactccgtaccacgtggcctgcccatcttaatctattggcttttatgtatcttacgatgtttcctttcccgaagagagtctctatttcattgttgtatctgctcctccattcatttgtcacgctgtccctgcaaggaccatatataattcgcaggattttgcgttcccatactaatggcttattgatttctttctttctcagtgtccatgtttcacttccatatgttaCTGCTGGTcgaattatggttttgtacatttggattttcgcacgccttgagagaagctttgacctcattagatgttgaatggcaaagaatgatttattccccgccagtattcgtatttcaacctcccgttctcctgtgttttcactggtaattgttgctcctaggtatttgaattctttgaccacctcaaaattatgatcgtttatggtaatgttttgtcttattcgctgtcgttccttttttgatacgaccatgtatttagttttttcttcgtttattttcaggcctacgcttagtgttgcttcttcaaagttcgatgctatatccttaacttccagtgttgtctgtgctactgcatctacatcatctgcaaatgcgagaataatctttgctacTCTGgtgttatgtctggtttgactctggtatagatttttcgcattgcatattccaatgctaggttaaatagtaatggggacagcgggtctccctgtctgagtccggtgcttatgccgaaagcctttgaagttttgcctcctattctaatttgtgcaaaggaattgttgacacacattcgcgcaatcatggtcagcttctttagtacgcctaactccatcattgcacttcacagttttaagcgatctatggaatcatatgcttgtttgaaatctatgaagatctggtgtacttctttattatattcccaatacttttctagcatttgtctgatagtaaatatttggtcgattgttgatcttccaggcctaaagccgcattggtaatcgccaataatttcctctgtatatggcagtaatcgttttagtgcaactgaagctaatatcttatatgtagtaccgattagtgagattcccctgtagttgccacatgtatcctttctgccttttttatgtattggcacgataatatagccactccattcttttggaattatttcttgttcccaggcttctttcattaattggtgtattttagttctaatttcatgccctccttttttaatcagttctgcatcaatattgtcttgtcccggggatttgtcattttttagggtttctatcgccgtaataatttcttccaggcttggcgggggtacttctatctcggccgtttggtactcacaatttgctttatttccatccgcgtctacctggatatttagaagactttcaaagtattcagcccatcttttgattattttaatttcagctgtaatcatttgctcatttttatctctcacaaagttcggtgttcttatatatgcacctttcttatgttgtcttacttctttgtagaattttttattttgcttgcttctgtgttcacgttctactttttcaatttgttgttgtaaatgttgtctcttttttctccttactgttcttctggctaaggctctctctattgtattgttcacgcttttcatccgtcgggtttgctaggtagttgattcttcttttgtttacttcttttaaggtatcctcgcattcttcatcaaaccatttatttctttttgcttttTCTCTTCCGACCTATACACTTCTCTGCTGTTTCTGTAATGATCGTTTTAATGGAGTGCCATTTCtggtctatattttctctttcattttctttcgTTTCCAACAACTGGAATCTGTTTCTCAATTCTAGTTGGTATTGTCTCTTTCCCTCTTTTTCTTCCAATTTAGACACATTCCATCTTTCGATCTTCATCTGTTTGTCTGTTGTTTGTGTTGAGATTCTATTTCTGAGCTTGGCCTTTACTAGGAAATGGTCTGTATCACTATCTGGCCCCCGTCTAGTTCTTACGTCTATTATACTACTGGAATGTCTCCCATCAATTAATACGTGATCAATTTGGTTCCTCGTTCTTCCATCATTTGATCTCCATGTTACCATGAATGTTATCCTGCTTATCTATAAATTAATTCCAGGAGCTTCTGTTATTTGAGTAATATTTTTGATGCTTTAAATAATTGGAAATAAAGGTACCTTGGAACCCTTATGattaaatctataaaaataacATGTGCTCTTACAGCTGTGTCAACATTTCTTTGTTGCAAGTATTTGaaatttatgaaataaataaataaatgattttatgaatatatatctaatataattTTTAAGTGGTTCAAATCTTATAACAAAATAGTTGCCTGCTTACATGGACTTTAAGGATATGAATGTTATCCTGCTTATCTATAAATTAATTCCAGGGGCTTGGGTATATCTTTGATGCTTTAAgtatagtaaaaaaaaatatttctttgttttactaccagtaaaaattaataatttatgggTGGATTTCTTGAAACCTTATGTCTTATATCTTTAAGGGACTTTATCATTTAGTAATCCTGGATATTTATAAACTAGTGTCCATTAGGGTACCAtaagttaattttattattttgaaacttGATTCAATTGGAATTGTTTTACTTTGAGTTGGCTAACTTTTAACACCAGGTTATATTTAGGATGACAAGcttatgcaaattagggagcatgACCCCTGGTAGGGCAAATTAGGGatagctgtatgcaaattagggacaggtgtatgcaaattagggagcacattcaaattagggacagctgtatgcaaattagggcaggtgtatgcaaattagggacaggtgtatgcaaattagggacatgtgtatgcaaattagggcaggtgtatgcaaattagggagcacattcaaattagggacaggtgtatgcaaattagggacaggtgtattcAAATTAGGGAGCAGATTCAAATTAgtgacaggtgtatgcaaattatggagcacattcaaattagggcAGGTGCTCCGTGCTCCTCTGTTCCTGCGCTATTTCCTCCCCACTAACTTTTTGTAATTCTTCTCGATAGAATGATCCTTGAATTTCTTCATGTTGTTCATCTTCTAAAACGGATGTACAggattagttaaattaattttaacaattttaaaaatttcagtagCCCAATTAGGAGTATAGACTTTGTTGAATGCATGACGGACCTTGCTTATACGCACATAATCTCCTTTCTGAAATTTTGGTCTCCTAGAATCTACAACTTTTATATGATTAAATGCAGTAATATATGTCGCATTGCGATCGTTTACCTTACTAGGTATAGCGTTAATAGTAGagtgttttatattattatattttgatataATTTCTGGTAATATATCCAACCATTTGTAATTACCTTGCTCGAATTACTCGTTCAGCCATACTTGCTTTAATGCTAGAAAAAGTACTATAATGATTAATTccaaattttttcattaatgtttgaAAATCTTTATTGTAAAACTCTGTGCCCTTATCAGTCTGCAAGTTTTGAGGAGCTTTTTTCATTTGAGATAATATGTCTTTTATTGCGTTTGTAATTTCTTTTCTGGTTTTAGTTTTGACAGTTGCAGCCCCATACGTATTTACTAAATACATGGATTACAACTAAAATGTAATTATAACCTTTATTTTCTTTAGTAAATGAATTCATAATAGCTAAATCTGCTTGCATAAGATCATGCAATCTTTTAACGATTACATGTCTCCGGGGGTAATTAATTCGAGCTAGAGCACGAAGTTCATGAACAACTTGAGCCttagacatttttttctacaggaCCCTGTAACAACAGCTCTATGCAGGTATTATTCGTTTTTCCTATTTTAAATTGTATCACATCACCTTTTCTAATTGTGATATCGGCCAATTCatgaaatttatatgtttttgaactTATTTCAACATCTCCATCTGCGGCATAATGTGCAAACACTTTCAATTTTAGCTGTTAGAGGACTTTTAAATGCTGTTCCACCGTTATcgagtacgtaatattttttatttagactctttttattttctcctctTAAAAGAATTAGACAATTTACATGAAAGTCAAATGAATCACAAATATAAAAAGCTGACTTTAATTGTGGTAAAGGCGTTGACACAATATCATCTGATGAGCAGGTAGGTGACAATGTAAGATAATGTTAATTAAACTTGTTTAAaggcatatttttttttaataatgtcgcgctatctcagagttaaccTGTTTATATACCAAAGCAGAAGGGATATGTAATATATATGTAGAAAAACTCGGATTCACGTTAGTTGTTCAATATGTATACAGAAACGATCAAAATAACCAATATAATtgtattttacaaataaaaattttaaatgtatactattttttatttacgtttttaCTAACGGACAATATAGTATCAATTCAACATAAATTTCATTAGATGGCTTCAACTGTACAAGCGGAAATGATATTACATCATTTTCCGTAAGAACATTTTTGTCAACCAACTCTTCTATGATGCTTGAAGAACTATTATAGTTAATTTTATGCGGTTCTGGgatttaacttcttcttcttatggtgccgtgcacctatagtgcgttggcgaattatcttaaggtcagacgtctgtcttttgcggcatgcaaaagttcgccagtgttagttacgcctgtccagttctttatatttcgcagccacgacatttgtttgcgacctactcctctcttgccctcaatctttccttggataattagttgagggattgcgtatttttcccctc
Above is a genomic segment from Diabrotica undecimpunctata isolate CICGRU unplaced genomic scaffold, icDiaUnde3 ctg00001659.1, whole genome shotgun sequence containing:
- the LOC140431666 gene encoding uncharacterized protein; translation: MVTWRSNDGRTRNQIDHVLIDGRHSSSIIDVRTRRGPDSDTDHFLVKAKLRNRISTQTTDKQMKIERWNVSKLEEKEGKRQYQLELRNRFQLLETKENERENIDQKWHSIKTIITETAEKCIGRKRKSKKK